The Microcoleus sp. bin38.metabat.b11b12b14.051 genome includes a window with the following:
- a CDS encoding Zn-dependent hydrolase — MTLRLALSVNGSRLNHSIAELAEIGKLPGGGVSRVAFTKEDLLARKLVESWMIEAGMTVRIDAAGNTIGRYAGLREGAALATGSHIDTVPTAGHYDGVLGVLAGIEVVRVLHENGVRLEHAIETIVFTDEESTVIGCKAMAGNTVSNPEYYRRSDGTSIQTCLAQIGGDWSTIAEAKRHPTEIAAFVELHVEQGGVLESTGDCIGVVKGIVGQYRLGVTVTGRPNHAGSTPMHARKDALVAASQMVLAVNKLGVETPGEQVATVGYLTVWPNATNTVPGKVEFKIDLRDLSQTNLEQLLTKMKLEFQAIASATQTEIEITQLLHVDPTLAAPKIQNAIVEVCQDLGFSYRHLISRAGHDAQEIGRFTDMGMIFVASRGGISHAEDEYTSPEQCTQGANALLQTFLKLDRLYAANAAEGDRIHGVVGHH; from the coding sequence ATGACACTTAGGCTAGCACTTTCAGTGAACGGTTCGCGCCTCAACCACAGTATTGCCGAACTCGCCGAAATCGGCAAATTGCCGGGAGGAGGCGTAAGTCGGGTAGCTTTTACCAAAGAAGATTTGCTGGCGCGCAAACTTGTTGAATCTTGGATGATAGAAGCAGGGATGACAGTTCGGATTGACGCGGCCGGTAATACAATTGGCAGGTACGCCGGATTGCGCGAAGGCGCCGCACTAGCAACAGGTTCTCACATTGATACCGTTCCCACGGCGGGCCATTACGACGGAGTTTTGGGAGTTTTAGCAGGAATTGAAGTCGTGCGCGTGTTGCACGAAAATGGGGTACGCTTGGAACACGCCATTGAGACGATCGTATTTACCGACGAAGAAAGCACCGTTATCGGCTGCAAAGCAATGGCGGGAAATACAGTCAGCAACCCGGAATATTACCGTCGCAGTGATGGCACTTCGATTCAAACTTGTCTAGCACAAATTGGCGGAGATTGGTCAACAATTGCCGAAGCAAAACGCCACCCCACAGAAATAGCAGCCTTTGTGGAATTACACGTCGAACAAGGAGGCGTATTGGAAAGTACGGGCGACTGCATCGGAGTAGTCAAAGGAATTGTCGGACAGTACCGCCTGGGAGTGACGGTAACGGGCCGCCCCAATCATGCCGGATCGACACCCATGCACGCCAGAAAAGATGCCTTGGTAGCGGCTTCGCAAATGGTATTAGCAGTCAACAAACTGGGAGTAGAAACACCCGGAGAACAAGTCGCAACGGTAGGTTACTTAACTGTTTGGCCGAATGCTACGAATACTGTGCCGGGAAAAGTCGAGTTTAAAATCGATTTGCGCGATTTGTCTCAAACTAATTTGGAACAGTTGTTAACCAAAATGAAATTGGAGTTTCAAGCAATAGCTTCGGCGACCCAAACCGAAATCGAAATCACTCAATTGCTGCACGTAGATCCGACACTAGCAGCACCAAAAATTCAGAATGCAATTGTCGAAGTTTGTCAAGACTTAGGCTTTAGTTACAGGCATTTAATCAGCCGGGCGGGACACGACGCCCAAGAAATCGGACGCTTTACCGATATGGGGATGATTTTCGTGGCTTCTCGGGGCGGCATCAGCCATGCAGAAGATGAGTATACTTCGCCGGAACAGTGTACTCAGGGGGCTAATGCGCTGCTGCAAACCTTCTTAAAGCTCGATCGACTGTATGCTGCTAATGCTGCTGAGGGCGATCGGATTCATGGAGTTGTAGGGCATCATTAA
- a CDS encoding gamma-glutamylcyclotransferase, producing the protein MSQTAIAGKRVFICGSALRGQPDNSNLGEAKFIREAKTRPIYRLHSAENGWHPAIYEVPARGVSIPGEVYELTPEDFEQLAAGEPPHMYPSDVILEDGEVLTAFLYPRELVETYQWEDISDRGGWAAYKANSQ; encoded by the coding sequence ATGAGTCAAACAGCAATTGCAGGAAAACGAGTATTCATTTGCGGTTCCGCCCTGCGGGGTCAGCCGGACAACAGCAACCTCGGAGAAGCCAAGTTCATCAGAGAAGCCAAAACACGTCCGATTTACCGCTTGCACTCGGCAGAAAACGGCTGGCATCCTGCAATTTACGAAGTGCCTGCTCGAGGCGTATCAATTCCGGGAGAAGTGTACGAACTAACTCCAGAAGACTTTGAACAGCTTGCAGCCGGGGAACCTCCACATATGTATCCATCCGATGTGATTCTGGAAGATGGGGAAGTCTTAACCGCTTTTCTTTACCCCCGCGAGTTAGTAGAGACATACCAATGGGAAGATATTTCCGATCGCGGTGGGTGGGCCGCTTACAAAGCAAATTCGCAGTAA
- a CDS encoding FecR domain-containing protein: MKLNRSGISKWLTILFTGILITFALPLLAREIQLPGSRWVEVRQLKGTVTYQGRPAKVGDRLTTAGQQISTGKESSAVLAVDTGIATISLAELSTVQVKGLSVAVNGGRVTLLSVPAGLARVSARRLTNPNSRLEINNPAGVVGVRGTEFSVGVGPEGKAATALFEGKVDASAQGQTVKIEKGYASVTFPGNPPAPPQPFKENLKYELISLSVISPNKVRCICNVDPLNLVYLNDQPLKMDRTGKIDEVVPKPANSDYWLVVRSPLGNEVSYELGESLIKK, encoded by the coding sequence ATGAAATTAAATCGGTCTGGTATTTCTAAATGGCTGACAATCCTATTTACTGGTATTTTAATCACTTTCGCCTTGCCTTTGCTGGCGAGGGAAATTCAATTGCCTGGGAGTCGCTGGGTAGAAGTACGGCAACTGAAGGGAACCGTAACGTATCAAGGAAGACCAGCAAAAGTGGGCGATCGCCTGACAACAGCCGGCCAGCAAATCTCTACAGGCAAAGAATCTAGCGCGGTTTTAGCGGTAGACACTGGCATCGCCACGATTAGTCTAGCAGAATTAAGCACCGTCCAAGTTAAAGGTCTGTCCGTTGCTGTCAATGGAGGTAGAGTTACCCTGCTGTCAGTCCCCGCAGGATTAGCAAGAGTTTCAGCCCGACGCTTGACTAACCCCAATTCGCGCCTAGAAATTAACAACCCAGCCGGAGTTGTGGGCGTCAGGGGGACTGAGTTCTCCGTGGGTGTTGGTCCAGAGGGAAAAGCAGCAACTGCCTTATTTGAGGGGAAGGTTGACGCTAGCGCTCAAGGGCAAACTGTGAAGATAGAAAAGGGCTATGCTTCCGTCACTTTTCCCGGCAATCCTCCCGCTCCACCCCAGCCATTCAAAGAAAATCTGAAGTATGAATTGATCAGTTTATCAGTCATCAGTCCAAACAAAGTTCGATGTATTTGTAATGTCGATCCGCTGAATTTAGTGTATTTAAATGACCAACCCTTAAAGATGGATCGAACAGGTAAAATCGATGAGGTAGTGCCGAAGCCAGCTAACTCTGACTATTGGCTAGTGGTTCGCAGTCCACTGGGAAATGAGGTATCTTATGAACTCGGTGAAAGTTTAATTAAGAAATAG